One Gemmatimonadota bacterium genomic window, TTCCGGGACGGATTCCAGTCCGTTTACGGCGCACGCGTATTCACCCGGGACTTCCTGCCCGCCGTGGAAGCGGCGCGTAACGCGGGAATCGATTACTTCGAGGCGGGCGGCGGCGCCCTGTTCCAGTCGCCCTATTTCTACTGCAACGAAGACGCCTTCGAACGGATGGACGCCATACGGGAAGCCGTGGGACCCGAGGCCAACCTGCAGACGCTGTCCCGGGGCGTCAACGTGGTCGGGCTGGATTCGCAGCCCAGCGACATCATCCGGCTGCACGCGCAGTTATTTAAAAAACACGGCATGACGACCATCCGGAACTTCGACGCCCTGAACGACGTGGAGAACTTGGTGCACAGCGGCCGGTGCATCACGGAGGCCGGTCTCAGGCACCAGGTGTGCGTTACCGTCATGGAACTGCCGCCGGGATGCTCGGGCGCCCACGACGCGGCGTTCTACACGGAAACGTTGAGGAAGATCCTCGACGCCGACATTCCCTTCGACTCGGTGTGTTTCAAGGACGCCTCGGGCACGGCTGTTCCCTCCAAGGCGTACGATTCCGTCAAGGCCGCCCGGAAGCTGCTGCCCGAGGGTACCTGGATCCATTACCATACCCACGATACCTCCGGCATCGCGGTGGCGGCGTACCAGGCGGCGCTCGAGGCCGGCGCCGACGCCATCGACCTGGCCTTCGCGCCAGTGTCGGGGGGCACCTCCCAGCCGGACATCCTCGTCATGTGGCACGCGCTTCGCGGCACCGATTACGACCTGGACATAGATCCCGACGGCGTGCGGGAAGCTGCGGAACTCCTGAAGGAATGCATGGCGGACTATTTCCTGCCTCCCGAGGCCGTGGCCGTCGAACCCCTGCTCCCCTGGAGCCCCATGCCGGGCGGGGCCCTGACCGCCAACACGCAGATGCTCCGGGACAACGGGATCATGGACCGCTATCCGGCCATCATCAAGGCCATGAGCGAGGTCGTGGAGAAGGGCGGGTACGGCACGTCGGTCACGCCGGTATCCCAGTTCTATTTCCAGCAGGCCTTCAATAACGTGATGATCGGACCGTGGAAGAAGATCGCGGAAGACTACGGCCGGATGGTCCTGGGCTATTTCGGCAGGACGCCCGTGCCTCCGGATCCGGTCGTCGTGAACATCGCGTCGGAACAGCTTGGCCTGCCGCCCAACAGACGGCCGGTACTGGAACTCAACGACAGCGATCCCAAGAAGGGCGTCGAGGCGGCGCGCGGCGTGCTGAAGGAAGCCGGGATCGAAGATACGGACGAGAACGTCTTCATCGTCGCGGCATGCGGCGAACGGGGACTGGCCTTCCTGAAGGGCGAGGGGTTCATAGGGGTCCGCAAGAAGACTCCGGCAGACCAGGAGGCGCTGCAGGAGGACGCGCTGTCTTCGACGGACGGCCCCCGCGGATACCAGGTGACCGTCAACGGCAGGAGTTACGCGCTGCGCATCGAAGGAAAGACGGCCATCGTGAACGGAAAAGCCTATGAAGTCGACCTGCAGCCCGATATGTCCGAGGCCGCGACAGAGGCGGCGGAACGCGCCGGGACCACGCCGGTCATCGCGCCGATCCCGGGGAAAGTGCTCAAGGTGGCGGTCTCCCCCGGACAGACCGTAGAGGAAGGAGACGTCATCGTGGTCCTGGAAGCCATGAAAATGGAAATGCAGGTCACCGCCGACGTCAGCGGGACCGTGACCCATGTCTCCATAAACCCGGGCGTCCAGGTGATCGCGGGCCAGACGCTGGCCTATCTGGGTTGATGCTCTCCGCGACGGGTCCATGGCTGGAGCGTCGAATGACCGGATTCCTCTTACACCGCATCCGGATTGAAAAGTGCTCCGTGAACGCGGCTCGCGTGCTGCGCCCGGCGGTCGTCTTCAGCCTGTTGTTCCTCGCCTTGCCCGTCTCCTCCCAGACCCCGGCCCCGGCCACCGGCCCCTTCATGCAGCGGGACCAGTTCCCCGTGAGGATGCTGTTCCTGGGTCTGCGTCCCGAGGGCGGAGACCTCCTTCCGCGGAGATCGTTCCAGTGGGCGGTTCAATTCGACTACGCCAATACCTACGCGAGCACTCTTCCCGTGGGCGACACCCTGATAGCTGACGACTACTACCAGGCCGCGCCGGCGGACGAATACCGGCTGTTCGTGGATACGGAATCCCTGCGCCTGTCGGTGGATCTGGACTGGCGGATCGCGTCGCGGCTGCAGATAGGCGCGACCATGCCTTTTCTCAAGCACGGCGGTGGCTTTCTGGACGGCGTGGTGGAGGGGTTTCACGGCATGTTCAACCTGTCCAACGGGGGCCGGGAGTGGGCGCCCAGGAACGACTATGGCGTTTTCGTCGTGCGCAACCGCCGTTTCTGGATCAAGAGCGTGGAGTCCGCCTCCTTCCGGCCGGGAGACCTCGTAGTACGGATGAAGACGCCGTTGAACGTCGGCGGCGAGGAACTCAACCTGGCCCTTGCCGGCGCCGTGAAGCTGCCCACGGGCAGCCTGGAAACGCTGACCGGGAGCGGGGGATGGGATTTCCAGGCGGCGTTGTTCGCAACCTGGCGGCCGGAGCGGCCGAAACAGGGCATGGTCTTTCACGCCAACCTCGCCCACAGCCGGCTGGGCAGGCCTACCCTGGGCGAGGGGTTCCCCCTCCGGTCCATCACGACGCTCGTGCTGGCCTTCGAATACCGGACCACGGGCCGGCTCGCCGTGCTGGTCCAGACGCAGGTAAACATCGGCCCCTTTCCCGGCAGCAGGCTGGGCCCCTTGAACCGCACGGCCATCGAGGCGACCGCCGGCGTGCGGTATGCCATGTCTGAATCGCTGTCGCTCGATTTGGGCCTGACCGAGAATCTCAGCCAGTACCAGAACACCCCCGACGTGGGGCTCCACGTTGGAATCGTGTGGCGGACGCCCTAGCGGCCGCCACATAGGGAGTCATCATGCAAAACACGTATAGACGGTTGCTTTTCAACGCGCATGGGCGGTTGGGTGTGATCGACCTGGACAACACCGCGACCACGGCTGTTCTCGATGTCGCCGGGAGCCCGGTCCACCAGGACGCTGCCGCGACCACGGCTGGTACGCGAGTCTGGTACCCGGATCCGGATGTTCCAGGCATGGCCAGTTGGAGGTGGGGCCCCCTGTTCGCGGACCGGCGCAGGGTGATCCTGTCCAGCTACGAACCCGGCAAGGCCTGGGAAGGCAACGTGCGGGTCCATCTCTGGATATACGACCTGGAGGAAGACCGCGTGCTGGAGGAGATCGCCCTGAAGAACCGGCCCGCGCCGTTCATGGGGTGCACCCATATCCTGCCCGGGGAAGAGCGGCTCGTGGTGAACCCGATCATCGACGGGAAACAGCGCATCTGGACCATGGACCTGGACGGATCCGACCCGCGGGAGATCACGGGCGCCGACGACGGGTTCGTCTACTGCGTCCAGATCAGCCCGGACGGTCGAAGGTTCGCCTACCATTCGACCATGCTGGAAGGGCGGGACAGCTACTGCATATTCGTTTCGGATCTGGACGGAGTAAACCGGGTGGAGGTCGCGGCAGCGCAGGGGCACCTGTACTTCGGTCCCATGTGGTCGCCGGACGGGCAATGGCTGATCTACCAGGACTGCCACTATCCCGATGATCCGGGACACGACTGGGCCGATTTGTGTCTGGGCGGTCCGGACGGCCCCGACGGCGCGACGCACCAGAAGGTCACGACGGGTCAGCGCCAGTGGTTCGCCACGTCTTACGGCAACCCGGAAACCCGGGGCGGCGGATCCAATATCGCCCAGTGGACCCCGGATGGGAGCAAGGTCACCTACACCCGCGCGGAACCCGGATCCCGGACGGCCTGGCCGTACCAGGCCCAAAGGCCGGATACCGATCACTTCAACCGGGACTACTACCCGGAAGACGCCCGCGGCGGCACCGCCATCTGCCTGCTCGACCCCTTCACGGGCGAGGAATCGGAGTTCATACCCTATGAACCCCGCGTCTGGAACTTCCGGTCGGCCTGGTCGCCGGACGGTTCCGTGTTCGCCTTCTGTCGCGCCGAAGTGGGATCGCCGAGCGGCATCTGGCTGGTCGATACCGACGGCGGCAATGCGCACATGCTGACGGACGGATACGAACACCTGGGCGCGGATCACCCGGTGTGGGTGGGGTGATAGAGACGACGCGCAGTGGAACCCCACCGGGAGTCGGCCAATCGGACAGGGCACTAGGGCAGGCCGTCAATTCTCCAGCGGGAAGTGCCGGGTATCTTGCTTGCGCTAAAGGCGTTCAGGTTAAGGCCGGTTCCAGCACATAGGCCGCCGACACAACCGAAACCGTCATCCCTGACTTCAAACGCAGCCCCGCCGAACGAACAGCTCTCGCCAGGTCCTAATACCAACCCCACGGTACACGCCGGTCTTGATGTTGGTGCTGGTGTGGTTGGTGAGGTTGGCGCTGATGGTTCTGTTACCGACGGAGACATCGGATTGTCATCTCCTCCACAAGCATACAGTCCAACGGCGATGAATATGATGGTAGCAAACAACCGGCATTCAGTTGGAATCTTCATATCGGACCTCCGTTCTGTGGGTTATCAAGAAGAACCACTGCAATTGTAGCTTCACAACAGTAAACGGATGACTCAGAGGTGGTCACCAGGACGCCTGATCGGGAACGCCGCCGCTGACGGTTATATCCATCCCGGGTTCGGGCGGGATACGCCGGCCCGCCGTCGAGGGGTTCGATGGATCAGGCCAGTCTCTGAAGATTCCTCTGACCTCGCCGGTTACCTCGTCCCGCAGGAGCGCCATGAATCGATCCCCGTCACCGTCGAGCTCGGCATAACTCGCGGAGCCGGAGAGGGTTATGCGGTACAGGCCGCCAGGCCAAGTCTCCCGCACGGGGAGAATGAAGGCGAAGGAGCCGCCCTCGGCATCGGCGTATTCCGACATGGCGAAGGAAAGAGAGAACAGATTGCCGCCGTCTTCGGTCTCTGCCGTAATGGTATACGGACCGTCCGCATCAGGCAGTTTGGGCGGCGCGTCGACCACAAATGCAGGCTCGAGCGTGAGTTCACCGGCTCCGTCCAGCCCTCCCCAGAGCAATAGTCCTTTCGAGGCGGCTGCAATTGCCGGCGGGATCATGGTGCCTAACGCAATGCGGTGGGTCAACGCCCTGGAGAAGGAATAGTCGCTGATCCACATCGGCTCGCAGTAACTCATCAGGTCCCAGGTCTGGGAACTCACCAGGGATTCGCTCATCATATCGTATCCGGAAACCCCGATGGATCCATCGTCATAGGGATAGTACGGGTCGGGACCTCCGGCGCCGGCAACGGGTTGCCCGTTTCCAATGAAATGGAGACAGGCTGGGTCCGTAGCTGTCGGATGTGCCGTGGCCCGAAGTGGTGAGGAACTAATAGATATACGGTGCAAGTGAAATCAGAATTTGAGCGTCAGGCTTACGCCAGCGAGATCGTCCGCAACGACCGGGTTGATCTGCAACGACGCCTGCCGTAACTCCCGGTTGATTCTGTTGGCGGAAATCGGTGCGTCGATTATGGACCAGATTACGCTTCCCACCAGGACCGCTGCCCCGATGTTAATGGCCGTTTCATTGGA contains:
- a CDS encoding biotin/lipoyl-binding protein — encoded protein: MVKKKVNFMCTTFRDGFQSVYGARVFTRDFLPAVEAARNAGIDYFEAGGGALFQSPYFYCNEDAFERMDAIREAVGPEANLQTLSRGVNVVGLDSQPSDIIRLHAQLFKKHGMTTIRNFDALNDVENLVHSGRCITEAGLRHQVCVTVMELPPGCSGAHDAAFYTETLRKILDADIPFDSVCFKDASGTAVPSKAYDSVKAARKLLPEGTWIHYHTHDTSGIAVAAYQAALEAGADAIDLAFAPVSGGTSQPDILVMWHALRGTDYDLDIDPDGVREAAELLKECMADYFLPPEAVAVEPLLPWSPMPGGALTANTQMLRDNGIMDRYPAIIKAMSEVVEKGGYGTSVTPVSQFYFQQAFNNVMIGPWKKIAEDYGRMVLGYFGRTPVPPDPVVVNIASEQLGLPPNRRPVLELNDSDPKKGVEAARGVLKEAGIEDTDENVFIVAACGERGLAFLKGEGFIGVRKKTPADQEALQEDALSSTDGPRGYQVTVNGRSYALRIEGKTAIVNGKAYEVDLQPDMSEAATEAAERAGTTPVIAPIPGKVLKVAVSPGQTVEEGDVIVVLEAMKMEMQVTADVSGTVTHVSINPGVQVIAGQTLAYLG
- a CDS encoding DUF3187 family protein, with the translated sequence MTGFLLHRIRIEKCSVNAARVLRPAVVFSLLFLALPVSSQTPAPATGPFMQRDQFPVRMLFLGLRPEGGDLLPRRSFQWAVQFDYANTYASTLPVGDTLIADDYYQAAPADEYRLFVDTESLRLSVDLDWRIASRLQIGATMPFLKHGGGFLDGVVEGFHGMFNLSNGGREWAPRNDYGVFVVRNRRFWIKSVESASFRPGDLVVRMKTPLNVGGEELNLALAGAVKLPTGSLETLTGSGGWDFQAALFATWRPERPKQGMVFHANLAHSRLGRPTLGEGFPLRSITTLVLAFEYRTTGRLAVLVQTQVNIGPFPGSRLGPLNRTAIEATAGVRYAMSESLSLDLGLTENLSQYQNTPDVGLHVGIVWRTP
- a CDS encoding serine/threonine protein kinase gives rise to the protein MQNTYRRLLFNAHGRLGVIDLDNTATTAVLDVAGSPVHQDAAATTAGTRVWYPDPDVPGMASWRWGPLFADRRRVILSSYEPGKAWEGNVRVHLWIYDLEEDRVLEEIALKNRPAPFMGCTHILPGEERLVVNPIIDGKQRIWTMDLDGSDPREITGADDGFVYCVQISPDGRRFAYHSTMLEGRDSYCIFVSDLDGVNRVEVAAAQGHLYFGPMWSPDGQWLIYQDCHYPDDPGHDWADLCLGGPDGPDGATHQKVTTGQRQWFATSYGNPETRGGGSNIAQWTPDGSKVTYTRAEPGSRTAWPYQAQRPDTDHFNRDYYPEDARGGTAICLLDPFTGEESEFIPYEPRVWNFRSAWSPDGSVFAFCRAEVGSPSGIWLVDTDGGNAHMLTDGYEHLGADHPVWVG